From Rhodococcus sp. B7740:
GCGATCTCGCCGCGCACGGCACCGAGCAATCCACGTGATGCCTTGATCGGGCCCGCGGAGAAGAAGATCGCATCGCCGTTGTTCGCGCCGACGTGCGCGGCGAGGCCGTCACGCTCGGCGTCGGTGAGATTCTTGGCAACCGGGCCACCCAAGGTGCCGTCCTCGCCGACGAGCACGTAGGCGAGGCCTTTGTGGCCACGCTGCTTGGCGAATTCCTGCCACCGGTCCAACTGCTTGCGGGGCTGCGATGCACCACCGGGCATGACGACGGCACCGACGTACGGGGCCTGGAACACTCGGAACGTGGTGTCGGAGAAGAAGTCCGTGCATTCGACCAGTTCGATGTCGAAGCGGAGATCGGGCTTGTCCGAACCGTATCGACGCATCGCCTCGGCGTAGGTGATTCGTGGAATCGGAGCCGTGAAGTGGTGGCCGACGAGCTTCCACAGCGACGCCAGGATCTCCTCCGCCAGGAGGATGACGTCGTCCTGGGTGACGAAGCTCATCTCGACGTCGAGCTGAGTGAACTCCGGTTGACGGTCGGCGCGGAAATCCTCGTCTCGGTAGCACCGGGCGATCTGGTAGTAGCGCTCGATACCGCCGACCATCAGCAACTGCTTGAACAGCTGCGGGCTCTGCGGCAGAGCGTAGAAGCTGCCCGGCTGCAACCTCGCCGGCACCAGGAAGTCGCGGGCGCCCTCGGGAGTGGATCGCGTGAGCGTCGGCGTCTCGACCTCGACGAACTCGTGGTGCGCGAGTACCGAGCGGGCTGCTGCGTTGACGTGCGAGCGCAGGCGAATGGCGTGGCCCGGTCCCTCGCGACGCAGATCGAGGTAGCGGTACTTGAGCCGCGCTTCCTCGCCCGGCTGGTCGTCGAGCTGGAACGGCAGCGGCGCGGCCTCGGACAGGACCTCGATCTCGGATGCCTCGACCTCGATCGCACCGGTGGGGATCTCGTAGTTCGCGTTGCCCTCCGGACGACCCTCGACCTTGCCGGTCACCTTCACCACGTATTCGGCGCGCAGGCGGTGGGCCTGCTCGAGTGCGGTGCCCTCACGGAAGACGACCTGGGACACACCGGACGCGTCGCGCAGATCGATGAAGATGACGCCGCCGTGATCGCGTCGGCGGGCCACCCATCCCGTCAGCGTCACGGTTCGGTCGACGTGCTCGGGGCGTAATGAGCCGGCGAGGTGGGTGCGCAGCACGGGTGTCCTTTCGAGAAAAATCCGCTGATCGTGTTGTTCGATCCTCGATCCTACGGAGCACATCGCCGTAGAAGGAAACGAGATCGCAACGCGGCATGCGAAGCTAAGGCCGACAGTGGCGGTATCGGTTCGCATCACAGATGCGCGCTCGGCGGAGGGGAACTCCAGCATGACGTTCAGAGAAGGCTCGCAAACGACACCAGGCCGAGTCTCCGTCGGTGGCAGCGGAGGGGGTGGCGGACGCGGCAAGTTGGCGATCGGCGGCGGCGCGGGTGGACTGGTCGTCATCGTCCTTGCCCTGCTGTTCGGCGGCGATCCCGGCGCGATCCTGAACCAGATCAGCGGCGGCGACAGTTCCGCCGGCCAGAACGACTCCGGGTCGTCCGGAACGCTCGACTGTGACGTCACAGAGGCGAACAGCAACGTCGACTGCCGGGTGGATTTCACGGTGGCGAGCCTCGATACCGTATGGGAATCGCAGCTGCAATCGCAGACCGGCGTCGCCTACGTCCAGCCGGCCGTGAGATTGTTCTCCGGTTCGACCGGCACCGGCTGCGGCAACGCCACCAGCGCCGTCGGGCCGTTCTACTGCCCGGCCGATTCCACCGCCTACTTCGACACGAGCTTCTTCCAAGTACTCGTCGACCAGTTCGGCTCCAGCGGCGGACCACTCGCACAGGAATACGTGGTGGCGCACGAGATCGGCCACCACATCCAGAATCAGCTGGGCGATATCGGACGCGCGCAGGCCGATCCCCAAGGACCCGAGTCCGGTGGCGTCAAGGTGGAGTTGCAGGCCGACTGCTACGCGGGAATCTGGGCGCACTACGCAGCCGAGACGGTCGACCCGAAAACTGGAGTCCCCTTCCTCGAGCCGCTGACCGCTACCGACATCGACGACGCACTCTCGGCGGCGTCGTCGGTGGGCGACGACCGCATCCAGCAGGCATCCACCGGCCGCGTCAACCCCGAGGGTTGGACGCACGGTTCTTCTGCGCAGCGTCAGGCATGGTTCACCGCGGGCTACGAAACCGGACAGGTGGCGGCCTGCGACACGTTCTCGGCACGCGACCTGGACAACCCCTGATCATCCAGCTCAGAACAGGGTGAGAGCCGGCCCCGAGGTCACCGGTGCTCGGGGTTCGGCAGGCTCGTTGGCGGGCAGCGAGCGGGTCTGCTCGGCGGCGAACCCGTAGGTGTCGAGCAGCGGATCGATTCTCGCTTTGAGCCACTGCTTGTACTCAGGAGTCACATAGGCCCCGTGTCCGTAGAGCTGACGGTACCGACGCACCAACGCGGGGTGTTCCCTCACCAGCCAGCTCATGTACCAGTCCTTGGTGCTCGAACGCAGATGCATCGGCAGCGCCGTCACGGTTGTCGCACCTGCCTCTGCCAGGGCGCCGATGAGGCCGTCCAACTGCTTGGCCCCGTCGGTGAGAAAGGGAATCACCGGTGCCACCAGAACGCCGCAGTCCAGGCCCGCGTCGCGGACCGCACGAACGAGATCCAATCGCGCTCGTGGACTGGGGGTTCCGGGCTCGAGCTGCTTCTGCAGGTCGGCATCGTGAATGGCCAGGCTGATGCTCACCTGCACCTCCACCTGCTGCGCAGCCAGCGTCAACAGGGGCAGATCACGCCGCAGCAGTGTGCCCTTGGTGAGAATGGAGAACGGCGTCCCGGATTCGGCCAATGCTCGAATGATCCCCGGCATCAACCGATATCGCCCTTCCGCGCGCTGATAGGGGTCGGTGTTGGTACCGAGCGCCACCGGCTCCCGTTTCCACGACCGGCGCGCGAGTTCCTTGCGCAGTACCGCAGCAACGTTCGTCTTCACGACGATCTGCGAGTCGAAGTCGTTGCCGGAGTCCAGATCCAGATATTCGTGCGTCGGGCGGGCGAAGCAGTATCGACATGCGTGCGAGCACCCGCGCATCGGATTGACGGTCCACGAGAAGGGCACCTGAGATTCGCTCGGCACTTCGTTCAGAGCGCTCTTGCACAACACTTCGTGGAAGGTGATGCCCTCGAACTCGGGCGTCTGGACGCTGCGGACCAGTCCCGATCGCTCGAGCCCCGGTAGCGCCCCGTCGTCCGCGGCATCGAGAGTCTGGCCGGCCCATCGCATGCACACAGTCGAACATTTGTTCTATGTCGTGTCAAGGGCGGCTCTCCCCCGCGGATCCCCGCTCGGGCGTGGTCACCGGAAGGCGATACCGTAGGCCCCCAACCGATCCTAGGAGTGCACCACAAGTGACCGCCCCGAACACACCGACCCTCGAGCCGATTCTGCGTCTCGGCCTCACCCTCGGACCGGGAATCGACATCGGCTCGGTGCCGGCCGGTGAGCGGGTGGTCACCACCGTGCTCGGCGGCGCAGCTCCAGGCCCCGACATCGAGGGCACCCTCGCCGCCGGATCGACCGTCGTCAGCGTGACGCGGCCCGACGGATGCACCGAGTTCAGCACCGACCTCGTCCTGGAGTTGGCAACCGGCGGTTATCTCTCGCTCGACTACCGCGGAGTTCAGTTCGGGCCGGCCGAGGTCATCGACGCTCTGAACGATCCCGAGCGTGAGGTGGACCCCGCCACGTACTACTTCCGCGGCACCCTGCGCGTGTCGACCGCGGTCCCGAAGTTCACCTATCTCAACCGTGCGCTCGTCGTCACGTCCGGATCTCGGTCGGCCGAAGCCGTCGTGCTCGACGCATTCCTGGTCACCTGATCCCGGCTCAGTCGAGCAGTTGGGCGACCTCCCGGTCGGTCAGAGTCGCCTGCGGAGTTCGTCCCTTGCTACGGACGAGTTCGACGGCGCGGTAGAGCGGCCGTTGGTCGAGCCCGGCGTCGCGTGCCTCGGCGCGCAGCTGATCGACCAGCACCGATGCGATCGCCGCAGCCGGCACCAACTCGGTGGTCCACAGCGAGTCGGCGAGGGTGCGCAACGACAGAATCGGCAGTTCCCGGCCCCCGTCCCTGGTGTAGAGCGCAAGCGGAACCACGACGTGTGTACGCCCGTCGTAGAGCCGTAGCGAGATCTGATCGATTCCGGCCGTCCGAATGGTCAGTTCGGCGGTCACCACCTCCGGCATCTTCAGTCGGCGCGTGCGCAACCCTCGTGCACACAGTTGCGGACCGTCGAGCCATATCCGGCGGCGCAGACCGAGCCAGCCGGACAGTACCGCGGGACCGCCGACGATCACTCCGACGAGAACTGCGACCCACACCGGCGCGAACAGCGCCAGCACGACGGCGACAACGATCCCGATCGCCGCCGACCCGACCATGATCTTGCGCAGGCGCGGTTTCAGGAACTCCACCGAGACCAGGTCCAGTGCTACCGGCCCCGCGTTGGACCGGGAGTCACCGGGCGGGGACTCACCGGGCAAGACGCGCTCCGAGGGCGTCGACCACGTCGGCCATCGGAACGGTGTCCTGCTCACCGTTCGAAAGGTCCTTCACCAGAACCGCTTCGGCAGCGAGTTCCTGATCCCCGAGCACCAACGCGAAACGTGCTCCGGATCGGTCGGCGGCCTTCATGGCACCCTTGATTCCGCGATTCCCGTAAGCCATGTCCACCGCTATTCCTCGTTCGCGTAGCTGAGCCGCGATGTCGACGATCGCCAGCTTCGCACCGGCACCCATCGGAACACCGAATACCTGGCATCGTGCCGTCGCGCCCGCAGTCTTGCCCTCGGCGGCCAGGGCCAGCACCGTGCGGTCGACGCCGAGGCCGAACCCGATTCCGGAGAGCGCCTGCCCGCCGAGCTGTTCCATCAAACCGTCGTAGCGGCCGCCGCCGCCGATGCCCGATTGCGCGCCGAGTCCGTCGTGCACGAATTCGAACGTCGTCTTGGTGTAGTAGTCGAGGCCACGCACCATTCGCGGGTTCACGAGGTACGGGACGTTCATCACGTCCAGGTAGGCCAGCACTTCGTCGAAGTGTTCCTTCGCCGAATCCGAGAGGTGATCGAGCATCAGCGGTGCGTCCGCGGTCATCGCGCGCACCTCGGGCCGCTTGTCGTCGAGCACACGCAGCGGGTTGATCTCGGCACGTCGGCGAGTGTCCTCGTCGAGCGGAAGGGCGAACAGGAACTGCTGCAACAGCTCTCGGTACTGCGGGCGACAGGTGTCGTCGCCGAGCGAGGTGATCTCGAGCCGGAAGCCGGTCAGACCCAGGGCCCGGAAACCGGCGTCGGCCACGGCGATGACCTCGGCATCCAGTGCAGGGTCGTCGACGCCGATCGCTTCGACCCCCACCTGCTGCAGCTGCCGGTAGCGGCCGGCCTGCGGGCGTTCGTAGCGGAAGAACGGCCCGGCGTAGGCCAACTTGACCGGTAGCGCTCCCCGATCCAGTCCGTGCTCGATCACCGCGCGCATGACTCCGGCGGTGCCCTCGGGGCGCAGCGTCACCGATCGGTCTCCGCGATCGGAGAAGGTGTACATCTCCTTGCTCACCACATCGGTCGACTCCCCGACCCCACGGGCGAACAGGCCGGTGTCCTCGAAGATCGGCAGTTCGATGTGGCCGTAGCCGGCGGTGCGGGCTGCGTCGAGCAACCCTTCGCGTACGGCGACGAACTCGGCCGAGTTGGGCGGGAAGTAATCGGGAATGCCCTTGGGCGCGGAAAAGGCGGTCGGCTTGCTCACGCTCACAGCTTTCCTTGCCCGGGGTCGATGAGTCCAACGAGGAACGGGTTGGATGCGCGCTCCTGGCCCATCGAGCTCTGTCCGCCGTGTCCCGGGAGCACCACCGTGTCGTCGCTCAGAGGGAGCAGCCGAGTCGCGATGGAGCGAAGCAGTTGATCGTGATCGCCACCGGGCAGATCGGTGCGCCCGATCGACCCCGCGAAGAGGGTGTCCCCGGTCAGAGCCAACGGAACCGAGCCGTCGGGCCCGTCGGCGTGAGCGAGGAACACCACCGATCCCTGAGTGTGCCCGGGGGTGTGTACCACCGTGAATTCGATTCCGGCGAGTTCGAGCCGTCGACCGTCCGTGAGCTCGATCACCTCGGCCGGTTCGTGGAACTCGAGGTCGCCCAGTACCGCCGCCAACGTCGGGCCGGTTCCCTTGATCGGATCGGCCAGCATGTAGCGGTCCTCGGGTGCGATGTACGCCGGGATGCCGTACTTTGCGCAGATCGGCTCCACCGACCACGTGTGGTCCAGATGACCGTGCGTGAGCAGCACTGCGGTGGGGGTGAGCGAGGACTGCGTCAGGAAGTCGATCAGCGGATCCGCGGCGTCCT
This genomic window contains:
- the aspS gene encoding aspartate--tRNA ligase, whose translation is MLRTHLAGSLRPEHVDRTVTLTGWVARRRDHGGVIFIDLRDASGVSQVVFREGTALEQAHRLRAEYVVKVTGKVEGRPEGNANYEIPTGAIEVEASEIEVLSEAAPLPFQLDDQPGEEARLKYRYLDLRREGPGHAIRLRSHVNAAARSVLAHHEFVEVETPTLTRSTPEGARDFLVPARLQPGSFYALPQSPQLFKQLLMVGGIERYYQIARCYRDEDFRADRQPEFTQLDVEMSFVTQDDVILLAEEILASLWKLVGHHFTAPIPRITYAEAMRRYGSDKPDLRFDIELVECTDFFSDTTFRVFQAPYVGAVVMPGGASQPRKQLDRWQEFAKQRGHKGLAYVLVGEDGTLGGPVAKNLTDAERDGLAAHVGANNGDAIFFSAGPIKASRGLLGAVRGEIARKLDLIDPKAWAFVWIVDAPLFEPTSDATASGDVAVGSGAWTAVHHAFTSPKPESMDTFDTDPGSALAYAYDIVCNGNEIGGGSIRIHRKDIQERVFAIMGIGKEEAQEKFGFLLDAFSYGAPPHGGIAFGWDRITALLAGVDSIREVIAFPKSGGGIDPLTDAPAPITPQQRKESGVDFKPEKKEEPAEA
- the ypfJ gene encoding KPN_02809 family neutral zinc metallopeptidase; amino-acid sequence: MTFREGSQTTPGRVSVGGSGGGGGRGKLAIGGGAGGLVVIVLALLFGGDPGAILNQISGGDSSAGQNDSGSSGTLDCDVTEANSNVDCRVDFTVASLDTVWESQLQSQTGVAYVQPAVRLFSGSTGTGCGNATSAVGPFYCPADSTAYFDTSFFQVLVDQFGSSGGPLAQEYVVAHEIGHHIQNQLGDIGRAQADPQGPESGGVKVELQADCYAGIWAHYAAETVDPKTGVPFLEPLTATDIDDALSAASSVGDDRIQQASTGRVNPEGWTHGSSAQRQAWFTAGYETGQVAACDTFSARDLDNP
- a CDS encoding Rv2578c family radical SAM protein, translated to MRWAGQTLDAADDGALPGLERSGLVRSVQTPEFEGITFHEVLCKSALNEVPSESQVPFSWTVNPMRGCSHACRYCFARPTHEYLDLDSGNDFDSQIVVKTNVAAVLRKELARRSWKREPVALGTNTDPYQRAEGRYRLMPGIIRALAESGTPFSILTKGTLLRRDLPLLTLAAQQVEVQVSISLAIHDADLQKQLEPGTPSPRARLDLVRAVRDAGLDCGVLVAPVIPFLTDGAKQLDGLIGALAEAGATTVTALPMHLRSSTKDWYMSWLVREHPALVRRYRQLYGHGAYVTPEYKQWLKARIDPLLDTYGFAAEQTRSLPANEPAEPRAPVTSGPALTLF
- a CDS encoding DUF3237 domain-containing protein; protein product: MTAPNTPTLEPILRLGLTLGPGIDIGSVPAGERVVTTVLGGAAPGPDIEGTLAAGSTVVSVTRPDGCTEFSTDLVLELATGGYLSLDYRGVQFGPAEVIDALNDPEREVDPATYYFRGTLRVSTAVPKFTYLNRALVVTSGSRSAEAVVLDAFLVT
- the hisS gene encoding histidine--tRNA ligase; translation: MSKPTAFSAPKGIPDYFPPNSAEFVAVREGLLDAARTAGYGHIELPIFEDTGLFARGVGESTDVVSKEMYTFSDRGDRSVTLRPEGTAGVMRAVIEHGLDRGALPVKLAYAGPFFRYERPQAGRYRQLQQVGVEAIGVDDPALDAEVIAVADAGFRALGLTGFRLEITSLGDDTCRPQYRELLQQFLFALPLDEDTRRRAEINPLRVLDDKRPEVRAMTADAPLMLDHLSDSAKEHFDEVLAYLDVMNVPYLVNPRMVRGLDYYTKTTFEFVHDGLGAQSGIGGGGRYDGLMEQLGGQALSGIGFGLGVDRTVLALAAEGKTAGATARCQVFGVPMGAGAKLAIVDIAAQLRERGIAVDMAYGNRGIKGAMKAADRSGARFALVLGDQELAAEAVLVKDLSNGEQDTVPMADVVDALGARLAR
- a CDS encoding MBL fold metallo-hydrolase; translated protein: MLVTGFPAGMFQTNCYILAQDDASECVVVDPGQDAADPLIDFLTQSSLTPTAVLLTHGHLDHTWSVEPICAKYGIPAYIAPEDRYMLADPIKGTGPTLAAVLGDLEFHEPAEVIELTDGRRLELAGIEFTVVHTPGHTQGSVVFLAHADGPDGSVPLALTGDTLFAGSIGRTDLPGGDHDQLLRSIATRLLPLSDDTVVLPGHGGQSSMGQERASNPFLVGLIDPGQGKL